In one Fluviispira vulneris genomic region, the following are encoded:
- the ilvB gene encoding biosynthetic-type acetolactate synthase large subunit → MEKITGAAMLLKSLLCQKTELIFGYPGGAIMPIYDALYDFDKKLRHVLTRHEQGAIHAAQGYSRISGKTGVCFATSGPGATNLITGICDAMLDSTPIVCITGQVPSFLLGTDAFQEANIISMTTSITKWNYQITSAKEIPYIIAKAFYIAQLGRPGPVLIDITKDAQIELCEYNDEIFDFTPLNKKFDRHYIDNISLAITLINNAKKPYILAGHGVTLAKAEKELLAFANKAKIPVACTLLGLSAFPCDHPLYVGMLGMHGNYAANVLTNDADVIIAIGMRFDDRVTGNLNSYAKQAKIIHIDIDPSEINKNVKCTVALVGDAKEIVEILQEGVHENNHDNWIDKFNKYYEREYNEVVHKELNFKNEKEIKMAEVIQLLSQKTNGKAVIVTDVGQHQMIAARYYNFKCKNSHISSGGLGTMGFALPAAIGAKLGAGDREVIAIIGDGGFQMNIQELGVIMQEKIPLKIIVLNNSFLGMVRQWQELFFENRISSTEMHNPNFIKIMEGYGIRANKAENQTELNDYLDELVSAEESYFLEVKVLKSENVFPMIPSGAGVGEVRFS, encoded by the coding sequence ATGGAAAAAATCACTGGTGCAGCCATGCTGCTCAAGTCGTTACTTTGTCAAAAAACGGAATTGATTTTTGGTTATCCTGGTGGAGCAATCATGCCAATTTACGATGCTCTATATGATTTCGATAAAAAACTTCGACATGTTTTAACAAGACATGAACAAGGAGCAATCCATGCCGCTCAAGGATATTCAAGAATTTCAGGTAAAACAGGAGTCTGTTTTGCAACATCGGGACCAGGCGCAACAAATTTAATAACTGGAATTTGTGATGCCATGCTCGATTCCACTCCAATTGTTTGCATCACAGGACAAGTCCCAAGTTTTTTATTAGGGACAGATGCTTTTCAAGAAGCAAATATTATATCAATGACGACTTCAATCACTAAGTGGAATTATCAAATCACAAGTGCAAAAGAAATTCCTTATATAATTGCAAAAGCATTTTATATCGCTCAATTGGGTAGACCAGGTCCAGTATTAATAGACATTACAAAAGACGCCCAAATAGAATTGTGTGAATACAATGATGAAATATTCGACTTTACTCCATTAAATAAAAAATTTGATCGCCATTATATAGATAATATTTCACTCGCTATAACATTGATTAATAATGCTAAAAAGCCATATATATTAGCTGGGCATGGCGTTACTTTAGCTAAAGCGGAAAAAGAACTTTTAGCATTTGCAAATAAAGCAAAAATTCCTGTTGCCTGTACACTTTTAGGTTTATCTGCATTTCCTTGTGACCATCCTCTATATGTAGGTATGCTTGGTATGCATGGGAATTATGCTGCAAATGTTTTAACAAATGATGCAGATGTAATCATTGCTATTGGAATGCGATTTGATGATCGCGTCACGGGAAATTTGAATAGCTATGCAAAACAGGCAAAAATAATTCATATAGATATTGATCCCTCTGAAATAAATAAAAATGTAAAATGCACAGTTGCTCTTGTAGGTGATGCGAAAGAAATTGTTGAAATACTCCAAGAAGGCGTTCATGAAAATAATCATGATAATTGGATCGATAAATTTAATAAATATTATGAAAGAGAATATAATGAAGTTGTTCACAAAGAATTGAATTTTAAAAATGAAAAAGAGATCAAGATGGCAGAAGTTATCCAGCTTCTATCACAAAAAACAAATGGCAAAGCAGTTATTGTTACAGATGTTGGACAACATCAGATGATAGCTGCACGTTATTATAATTTTAAATGCAAAAATTCACATATTTCTTCGGGTGGTCTGGGAACGATGGGTTTTGCTTTGCCTGCAGCAATTGGTGCAAAACTTGGAGCAGGAGATAGGGAGGTCATTGCAATTATTGGTGATGGGGGTTTTCAAATGAACATTCAAGAATTGGGTGTAATTATGCAGGAAAAAATCCCACTAAAAATAATTGTATTAAATAATAGTTTTTTAGGAATGGTAAGGCAATGGCAAGAACTTTTTTTTGAAAATCGGATCTCAAGCACTGAAATGCACAACCCAAATTTTATTAAAATCATGGAAGGATATGGCATTCGTGCAAATAAAGCTGAAAATCAAACTGAATTAAATGATTATTTAGATGAGCTTGTTTCTGCAGAAGAATCTTATTTTTTAGAGGTGAAAGTTTTAAAAAGTGAAAATGTTTTTCCAATGATTCCATCGGGTGCTGGTGTCGGCGAGGTTCGTTTTTCTTAA
- a CDS encoding 3-hydroxyacyl-CoA dehydrogenase NAD-binding domain-containing protein, translating into MSANLVSKSKVFQFKYENNICIIDMNDESKGVNSFTIEMLADIDENMPKILANDKLEGIIIKSSKHNCFAAGADISIFKTFTDKAAGERGSKELHRITNYFANAKVPTVAAIHGTCLGGGLELALACHYRICTTHASTQLGLPEVQLGILPGGGGTQRLPRLVGIAQALDLILTGKKVDGKKALKMGLIDELVPENQLYEKALALCKKKKGSIRRLPSSLGIVSSMQGNFDMQKIALEGNPFGRAVISKQSRSMVMKSTKGRYPAPLKALEAVMRGVEIPLERGLDVEAKLFSELVISEESRSLVHIFNIMTAAKKNPYPKSVQEKAKSLYMDPLNQGDASVGVLGAGLMGSGISTVLAEKNIRTAMIDKDANGLQRGLKSVSNYFEERFKRRRIKWFERDSQIYRVSPSMNFSTLKTSPIVIEAVFEDVKIKHDVLKKCENAIQNDNFIFATNTSSLPIHQIAAAAKKPQNVVGMHFFSPVPKMPLVEIITTDKTSQEAASAVFDLASKMGKQIIVVNDGPGFYTTRILAFQIAEALNILAEGGKIEDIDNAMEKFGMPVGPITLLDEVGIDVGEHIIQVLFDAFSDRLKVPNEIENIAKEDRKGRKNNKGFYCYIDNKKDKPDSSIYKHFSMDRINFDHKEIADRCVYVFLNEAARCLDEKIIKSEDEGDLGAIFGLGFPPFLGGPFHYAKVLGKKNVKEKLKELAQKHGKRFEPAAYWDF; encoded by the coding sequence ATGTCTGCTAATCTTGTTTCCAAATCTAAGGTATTTCAATTTAAATATGAAAATAATATTTGTATAATTGATATGAATGATGAAAGCAAAGGTGTGAATAGCTTCACTATCGAAATGCTTGCTGATATTGATGAAAACATGCCAAAAATACTCGCGAATGATAAACTTGAAGGTATTATAATAAAATCTTCTAAACACAATTGCTTTGCAGCGGGCGCTGATATCTCAATTTTTAAAACATTTACAGATAAAGCGGCAGGTGAAAGAGGGAGCAAAGAGCTTCATCGCATTACAAATTACTTTGCCAACGCTAAAGTACCAACTGTCGCTGCAATTCATGGCACTTGTCTTGGCGGTGGACTGGAGCTTGCTCTTGCTTGTCATTATCGCATTTGCACAACACATGCATCCACTCAATTGGGCTTACCTGAAGTCCAACTCGGTATTTTGCCGGGGGGTGGTGGAACACAAAGACTACCGCGCCTTGTCGGTATTGCCCAAGCCCTTGACCTCATTCTAACAGGGAAAAAAGTAGATGGGAAAAAAGCACTAAAAATGGGCCTTATCGATGAACTCGTGCCTGAAAATCAATTGTACGAAAAAGCACTTGCACTTTGTAAAAAGAAAAAAGGTTCTATTAGAAGACTTCCCTCTTCTTTAGGTATCGTTTCATCTATGCAGGGCAATTTTGATATGCAAAAAATTGCCCTTGAAGGAAATCCCTTTGGCAGAGCAGTTATTTCAAAACAAAGCCGCTCAATGGTCATGAAAAGTACAAAAGGCCGTTACCCAGCTCCGTTAAAAGCGCTTGAAGCCGTTATGCGGGGGGTTGAAATACCACTTGAAAGAGGTCTTGATGTAGAAGCAAAACTTTTTAGTGAACTCGTGATCAGTGAAGAAAGTCGTTCCCTCGTGCATATTTTTAATATCATGACAGCCGCAAAGAAAAACCCATACCCAAAATCAGTCCAAGAAAAAGCAAAAAGCCTTTATATGGATCCGCTCAATCAAGGTGATGCATCTGTTGGAGTTTTGGGAGCGGGCCTAATGGGAAGTGGCATATCAACGGTCTTAGCTGAAAAAAATATCCGTACAGCAATGATCGACAAAGACGCCAATGGACTGCAGAGGGGCTTAAAATCTGTCAGTAATTATTTTGAAGAACGTTTTAAACGCAGAAGAATAAAATGGTTTGAAAGAGATTCGCAAATTTATCGTGTGAGCCCCTCCATGAATTTCTCAACCTTAAAAACGTCACCAATCGTGATTGAAGCGGTCTTTGAAGATGTAAAAATTAAGCACGATGTTTTAAAAAAATGTGAAAATGCAATCCAAAATGATAATTTTATTTTCGCAACCAATACAAGTAGTCTCCCCATTCACCAAATTGCAGCAGCCGCAAAAAAACCACAAAATGTTGTTGGTATGCATTTCTTTTCTCCTGTCCCAAAAATGCCTTTGGTCGAAATAATTACGACAGATAAAACATCTCAAGAAGCTGCTTCAGCTGTATTTGATCTCGCATCAAAAATGGGAAAACAAATAATTGTAGTCAATGATGGTCCCGGATTTTACACCACACGTATTTTAGCTTTCCAAATTGCAGAGGCTCTTAATATTTTAGCTGAAGGTGGAAAAATCGAAGATATAGACAATGCCATGGAAAAATTTGGGATGCCTGTCGGTCCAATTACTTTACTAGACGAAGTGGGAATCGATGTGGGTGAACATATTATTCAAGTTTTATTCGATGCGTTCTCCGATAGACTTAAAGTACCAAATGAAATTGAAAATATTGCCAAGGAAGATAGAAAGGGACGAAAAAACAATAAAGGATTTTATTGTTACATAGACAATAAAAAAGACAAACCCGATTCTTCTATCTATAAACATTTTAGTATGGACAGAATTAATTTCGATCACAAAGAAATTGCTGACAGGTGTGTGTACGTATTTTTAAATGAAGCTGCTCGATGCTTAGATGAAAAAATAATTAAATCTGAAGATGAAGGCGATTTAGGCGCAATATTTGGCCTTGGTTTCCCTCCATTTTTAGGAGGTCCTTTTCACTATGCAAAAGTTCTTGGTAAGAAAAATGTAAAAGAAAAATTAAAAGAATTAGCGCAAAAACATGGTAAGCGTTTTGAGCCTGCAGCATATTGGGATTTTTAA
- a CDS encoding thiolase family protein: MDNNESQDRYGDSKKNSNAKSERVAVVGAVRSPFVKSFGVFENETALSLSLRVATELIARTGVQASDIDECIWGVVIPQTKNANLAREIVLFSGLPTTIAGFTLNKACDSSLQTAEIAADRIRLGKNQLVLAGGVEVLSDVPIPFSDEARRFLTKMSRARSFKERLSLIGSVNPKWFLPKPPALAEPFTGLTMGEHAEIMCVKNNVSRERQDELAYKSHINAAKATEAGYLKDEIIPIWCGKDKTIFVDKDNMIRPETTIEAMSKLKPVFDRKTGTITAGNASPLTDGAAGLLLASENYVKEKNLPVLGYIVDFITVGVDPNDQLLIGPAYTIPKILKNNNLRKEDIDVYEIHEAFAGQVLSCLDAMKNEKFCREKLNMPVFGDIPADKLNIQGGAIAIGHPFGATGARLIGNALRIAKRKNGKYALVSVCAAGGIGMSVLLETK, translated from the coding sequence ATGGATAACAATGAAAGCCAAGATAGATATGGTGATAGTAAAAAAAATTCCAATGCTAAAAGTGAGCGAGTAGCAGTCGTTGGCGCCGTCCGCTCTCCTTTTGTGAAATCCTTCGGTGTTTTTGAAAACGAAACAGCTTTATCACTCAGCTTAAGGGTTGCAACAGAACTGATAGCAAGGACTGGAGTACAGGCCTCAGATATAGATGAATGTATTTGGGGAGTGGTTATTCCGCAGACAAAAAATGCCAACCTTGCGCGTGAAATTGTTTTATTTTCAGGTTTACCAACGACAATTGCTGGATTTACTTTAAACAAAGCCTGCGATTCCTCTTTGCAAACTGCAGAAATCGCTGCTGATAGAATTCGCCTTGGCAAAAATCAACTGGTTCTTGCAGGTGGAGTTGAAGTTCTTTCTGACGTACCCATCCCATTTTCCGATGAAGCTCGTCGCTTTTTAACCAAAATGTCGAGAGCGAGATCATTTAAAGAGCGACTTTCCTTGATTGGTAGCGTAAATCCAAAATGGTTTTTGCCTAAACCACCAGCCCTAGCTGAACCGTTTACAGGACTCACTATGGGCGAACATGCAGAAATAATGTGTGTTAAAAATAACGTTTCCCGTGAACGTCAAGATGAACTTGCTTATAAAAGTCACATAAATGCCGCAAAAGCAACTGAAGCAGGTTATCTTAAAGACGAAATCATTCCGATCTGGTGCGGAAAAGATAAAACTATTTTTGTCGATAAAGACAATATGATCCGCCCTGAAACCACAATTGAGGCCATGAGTAAACTCAAACCTGTTTTTGATCGTAAAACAGGGACAATAACAGCAGGAAATGCAAGTCCTCTGACGGATGGAGCAGCTGGACTTCTTCTCGCCAGTGAGAATTACGTAAAAGAAAAAAACCTACCAGTGCTTGGTTATATTGTTGATTTTATCACTGTAGGGGTTGATCCCAATGATCAACTATTGATTGGGCCTGCCTATACCATTCCTAAAATTCTTAAAAATAATAACCTGCGCAAAGAAGATATTGACGTCTACGAGATTCATGAAGCATTTGCGGGACAAGTTCTGAGCTGCCTCGATGCCATGAAAAATGAAAAATTCTGCAGAGAAAAATTAAATATGCCCGTATTTGGAGATATTCCCGCAGACAAATTAAATATTCAAGGTGGCGCTATTGCTATTGGTCACCCATTTGGTGCCACGGGTGCACGCTTGATTGGCAATGCTCTAAGAATAGCTAAAAGAAAAAATGGAAAATATGCTTTGGTCTCAGTTTGCGCTGCAGGTGGAATAGGAATGTCTGTGTTACTTGAAACAAAGTAA
- a CDS encoding ATP-binding protein, translating to MKLSFRSKILIFTFVSFFSILFIYSILSFYIVKKSLDYSFKNTIVVLQELFSDSIQKDILTGFYAEVYRKCKIFYDTGKLVSIKVIDSSDNVICEFSSKDSLKHEIGFVKTHGYFDENHKHIASTTISNYSYFSVKTLLIKSIYAILICALLTTVIIIFLLNFISKYFGQPIYQISSLLKNSSIDEIANNYIFIKTNFYELEYLKKRLVQMAKNVVNTRNQLIQKTETETILKIASQVVHDIQSPLAVLKISLKSLNLLPENERHLIRSATDRIEDITGKLINKFRKCESNDKMSNEIISILIDKIVSEKKVQYKKNEIIFEINCEKNSYFKTSIINRFQFLNVISNLIDNSVESFEKEGIIKIDIKSTNDAIKITLADNGCGMSKEQLLMAIKGNTTKKSGCGIGLSSSIAFIKSWNGILDISSKLNHGTNVIIKLPLTHPPIWLANSINVCKNSILIILDDDPSIHDIFLYRLKEAISNSDQIKIININNPDQIISIISKYKNFAKITLLIDFEFIGSNLNGIDIICKHKLYDISTLVTSYYDDNLIQEKCTSLQLKILPKNLAYYVPIKIIEENKNNNFANNEIHLECLKKINQESDLKNIFILKENQNKNIKLDSLKNELNRLTNVCLNYKIDIFLVKYCTNPIRAEAIDKLVYDFFIDKQSRISYININKLEETEKIISGEKLCLIFYDFISFNNNKIFNNFIKYFSKSKYQITCMINYELMDEKLITNNFRNSLLSAKKVNTHELLKIYIDIIKVNLQSNNLYKIYDHKIIVVDDCIFFREMWQNSLRVREVLVFSNPEELIDEYLINNELLRDVKCIIFDYFYDNINKNIIETNALDELRNYGYNNPFLLASAFNPQEKDLLNFDGFIFKKPCSFEEIINLFPNIFID from the coding sequence ATGAAATTAAGTTTCAGAAGTAAAATTTTAATATTTACATTTGTCTCATTCTTTTCAATTTTGTTCATCTACTCAATTCTCTCTTTTTATATTGTTAAAAAATCATTAGATTATTCATTTAAAAATACTATTGTTGTTTTACAAGAACTTTTTTCAGATTCGATTCAGAAAGATATACTTACAGGATTCTATGCTGAAGTTTATAGAAAATGTAAAATATTTTATGATACTGGAAAACTTGTTTCTATAAAAGTAATCGATTCATCAGACAATGTAATTTGTGAGTTTTCTTCTAAAGATTCACTGAAACACGAAATTGGTTTCGTTAAAACACATGGATATTTTGATGAAAATCACAAGCATATTGCATCAACAACTATATCTAATTATTCTTATTTTTCCGTCAAAACATTATTAATCAAATCTATCTATGCCATATTAATTTGTGCTTTATTAACTACAGTAATAATTATATTTTTATTGAATTTTATTAGCAAATATTTTGGACAACCAATATATCAAATATCATCATTATTAAAAAATTCATCAATAGATGAGATAGCGAATAATTATATATTTATAAAAACAAATTTTTATGAGCTAGAATATTTAAAAAAAAGATTAGTACAAATGGCTAAAAATGTAGTTAATACCAGAAATCAATTAATTCAAAAAACTGAGACTGAAACAATCTTAAAAATTGCTTCACAAGTGGTGCACGATATTCAATCTCCACTAGCAGTTTTAAAAATATCATTGAAAAGTCTAAATTTACTACCTGAAAATGAAAGACATCTTATAAGAAGCGCAACAGATAGGATTGAGGATATAACTGGTAAGCTAATTAATAAATTTCGAAAGTGCGAATCCAATGATAAAATGTCTAACGAAATAATTTCAATATTAATTGATAAAATCGTATCTGAAAAAAAGGTACAATATAAAAAGAATGAAATTATTTTTGAAATAAACTGCGAAAAAAACTCTTATTTTAAGACTTCGATTATAAATAGGTTTCAATTTTTAAATGTTATATCTAATCTTATTGACAATTCAGTAGAGTCTTTTGAAAAAGAGGGAATCATAAAAATTGATATAAAAAGTACTAATGACGCAATAAAAATAACATTAGCAGATAATGGTTGTGGAATGAGCAAAGAACAATTATTAATGGCAATTAAAGGAAATACTACAAAAAAATCAGGTTGTGGAATTGGTTTATCGAGTTCGATAGCATTTATAAAATCATGGAATGGAATATTGGATATTTCTTCCAAATTAAATCATGGGACGAATGTTATTATAAAATTGCCACTTACCCACCCTCCAATTTGGCTTGCTAATTCTATAAATGTATGCAAAAATAGCATTTTAATAATATTAGATGACGATCCCTCAATACATGATATATTCTTGTATAGACTGAAAGAAGCTATAAGTAATTCAGATCAAATAAAAATTATTAACATTAATAATCCAGATCAAATTATATCAATAATTTCAAAATATAAAAATTTTGCAAAAATAACGTTACTTATAGATTTTGAATTTATTGGATCAAATTTAAATGGAATTGATATCATCTGCAAACATAAATTATATGATATTTCAACTTTAGTTACTAGCTATTATGATGATAATCTGATTCAAGAAAAATGTACATCTTTACAATTAAAGATTTTACCAAAAAATCTTGCATATTATGTCCCAATAAAAATAATAGAAGAAAATAAAAATAATAATTTTGCGAATAATGAAATTCATTTAGAATGCTTAAAAAAAATTAATCAAGAATCAGATTTAAAAAATATATTCATCTTAAAAGAAAATCAAAATAAAAACATAAAACTTGACTCATTAAAGAATGAATTAAATAGATTAACTAATGTTTGCTTAAATTATAAAATAGATATATTTTTAGTAAAATATTGCACTAATCCAATTAGGGCAGAGGCAATTGACAAATTAGTTTATGATTTTTTTATTGATAAACAATCACGAATATCTTATATTAATATAAATAAGTTAGAAGAAACTGAAAAAATTATATCTGGTGAAAAATTATGTCTAATTTTTTATGACTTTATATCATTTAATAACAATAAAATTTTTAATAATTTCATTAAATATTTTAGCAAAAGCAAGTATCAAATAACATGTATGATAAACTATGAATTAATGGATGAAAAATTAATTACCAATAATTTTCGCAATTCATTATTATCAGCAAAAAAAGTAAATACTCATGAACTTCTAAAAATTTATATTGATATTATTAAAGTTAATCTTCAATCAAATAATCTATATAAAATATATGATCATAAAATTATAGTTGTAGATGATTGCATTTTTTTTAGAGAAATGTGGCAAAACTCATTACGAGTCAGAGAAGTCTTAGTATTTAGTAACCCAGAAGAATTAATTGATGAGTATTTAATAAATAATGAACTGTTACGAGATGTAAAGTGTATTATATTTGACTATTTCTACGACAATATAAATAAAAACATTATAGAAACTAATGCTTTAGATGAATTAAGGAATTATGGTTATAATAATCCATTTTTACTTGCATCAGCTTTTAATCCTCAAGAAAAAGATCTTTTAAATTTTGATGGTTTTATTTTTAAAAAACCATGTTCATTTGAAGAAATAATAAATCTTTTTCCAAATATATTTATTGATTAA
- a CDS encoding ABC transporter substrate-binding protein, which translates to MYFFFFILTDSYSYCSDFKFINSTEIKIGVTAFPENFDPIKAWNFQHFHIIQCLYQTLIRVNENGTLVGDIAERWLISSDKKTYTFYLNKNIKFHNGEPLTAYDAAWSLSKHFWSESKSVTASYLLEILANSEKVKKNIIHPSIEVIDKYTLKFHLKKPYPPFNYILSIPSFSIIKKDKNTLIGSGPFKILETNNSDFLRIQKNEEYINQKPFINKMSIHKIDPLLIRQNFDLYKSFDLLLGIPRALADKVNISNEFELNKINSLTFTHIFFNMKKRHFRDKLKRKTIALTLQKSFKNIHRISKFYQYNPHFFPKGLMPLEYYDIKKINYENDRLLNFNKTLKIICQKHYFNDDMIDIINKDFLSYGIKLDWIFVGSELLTVINKYDYDLLIVSYMGNFPDPDGYLDPLRKNGILNFGNTPSSKLLKSLKDFRFIQDPAFRLQNYSNAFKIFEDEYYLIPLFQASFPIVRKKNIILPIAKYRYESELWKINRN; encoded by the coding sequence ATATATTTTTTTTTTTTCATCTTAACTGATAGTTATTCATATTGCTCAGATTTTAAATTTATAAATAGCACTGAAATAAAAATTGGTGTTACTGCATTTCCTGAAAATTTTGACCCAATAAAAGCATGGAATTTTCAACACTTCCATATTATACAATGTCTTTATCAAACACTTATTAGGGTTAACGAAAATGGCACATTAGTTGGAGATATTGCAGAAAGGTGGCTAATTTCAAGTGATAAAAAAACTTATACTTTTTATTTAAATAAAAACATAAAATTTCATAATGGCGAACCTCTAACGGCTTATGATGCTGCGTGGAGTTTATCAAAACATTTTTGGAGCGAATCAAAATCTGTCACTGCTAGCTATCTTTTAGAGATATTGGCTAACTCTGAAAAAGTTAAAAAAAATATTATTCATCCAAGTATAGAAGTCATTGACAAATACACATTAAAATTTCATTTGAAAAAACCATATCCTCCATTTAATTATATATTAAGTATTCCCTCGTTTTCAATCATAAAAAAAGATAAAAATACTCTCATTGGCTCTGGACCTTTTAAAATTTTAGAGACTAATAATTCTGATTTTCTACGCATCCAAAAAAACGAAGAATACATAAATCAAAAGCCATTTATAAATAAAATGTCTATTCATAAAATTGACCCATTACTTATAAGACAAAATTTTGATTTATATAAAAGCTTTGACTTACTATTGGGAATTCCTAGAGCTCTTGCAGATAAAGTAAATATTTCAAATGAATTCGAATTGAATAAAATTAACAGCTTGACATTCACTCATATATTTTTTAATATGAAAAAAAGACACTTTAGAGATAAACTAAAAAGAAAAACAATTGCCTTAACTTTGCAAAAATCCTTTAAAAATATTCATAGGATTTCTAAATTTTATCAATATAATCCACATTTTTTTCCAAAAGGATTAATGCCACTTGAATATTATGACATAAAAAAAATAAATTACGAAAACGATAGATTGCTTAATTTTAATAAAACTTTAAAAATAATTTGTCAAAAACATTATTTTAACGATGACATGATAGACATTATTAATAAAGATTTTTTAAGTTATGGAATTAAACTTGATTGGATTTTTGTAGGATCTGAACTACTTACCGTGATAAACAAATATGATTATGATTTACTTATCGTGAGTTATATGGGAAACTTTCCTGATCCAGATGGATACTTAGATCCATTAAGAAAAAATGGAATATTAAATTTTGGAAATACTCCATCCTCTAAACTATTAAAATCTCTTAAAGATTTCCGATTTATTCAGGATCCTGCTTTTCGACTGCAAAATTATTCAAATGCATTTAAAATTTTTGAAGATGAATATTATTTAATTCCATTATTCCAAGCCAGTTTTCCAATCGTGAGAAAAAAGAATATAATTTTACCTATTGCAAAGTATAGATACGAAAGTGAATTGTGGAAAATCAACAGGAATTGA
- a CDS encoding DUF4135 domain-containing protein yields MIELGDKHNGQKNVFICKNNYIFKPRCIYWECLFLSKNNSVLGDFLHKDHLLIENNLYPSWYKVMPSLQFKPSDINYNSGYIKYQSLRKIEHPLDNEYYWESFGAVIGMLAMFGVTDLHFENILFGKDSENKIIFGAIDIECIFNKIILLSQTHLLPSKINDAKECGLIDLKRVFDLNPIGKNIAALIFGYISFFEKFEKKFCNFFFHDKYILNYPIRVILQSTKNYKTTLLNNKFLDKKFNKYELEQLLRNDIPYFFRFLNSIDIYYYDINNMHPIVTDIKLTGRMEDVNKYLIPSIESYNSIKERNVNLSKIGALQLVKFFMNREINGEYSYKNLKFYTNSNLIKINNNYINWFSSW; encoded by the coding sequence GTGATTGAATTGGGTGATAAGCATAATGGCCAAAAAAATGTATTTATTTGCAAGAATAACTACATTTTTAAGCCAAGATGTATTTATTGGGAATGTTTATTTTTATCAAAAAATAATTCAGTTTTAGGCGATTTTTTACACAAAGATCATCTTTTGATAGAAAATAATCTTTATCCAAGTTGGTATAAAGTAATGCCAAGCCTTCAATTTAAACCATCTGATATTAATTATAACTCTGGCTATATCAAATATCAATCTTTGAGAAAAATTGAACATCCTTTAGACAATGAATATTATTGGGAATCTTTTGGAGCTGTTATTGGAATGTTAGCTATGTTTGGAGTAACAGATCTCCATTTTGAAAATATATTATTTGGTAAAGACTCAGAAAATAAAATTATATTTGGTGCTATTGATATTGAATGTATATTCAACAAAATTATATTGCTTAGTCAAACACATTTGCTTCCATCTAAAATTAATGATGCTAAAGAATGTGGATTAATAGACTTAAAAAGAGTTTTTGATTTAAACCCAATAGGTAAAAATATTGCTGCTTTAATTTTTGGTTATATATCTTTCTTTGAAAAATTTGAAAAAAAGTTTTGCAATTTTTTCTTTCATGATAAATATATATTAAATTATCCAATTAGAGTCATATTACAATCAACAAAAAATTATAAAACAACATTATTAAATAACAAATTTTTAGATAAAAAATTTAATAAATATGAATTGGAACAATTGTTACGAAATGACATTCCGTATTTCTTCAGATTTTTAAATTCAATTGATATATATTATTATGATATAAATAATATGCATCCTATAGTCACTGACATTAAATTAACTGGCAGAATGGAAGATGTTAATAAATATCTAATTCCAAGTATCGAAAGTTATAATTCGATAAAGGAAAGAAATGTAAATTTATCTAAAATTGGTGCATTGCAATTAGTTAAATTTTTTATGAATAGAGAAATTAATGGAGAATATTCTTATAAAAACCTTAAATTTTATACAAATTCAAATTTGATTAAAATTAATAATAATTACATAAATTGGTTTTCATCATGGTAG